In Streptomyces sp. NBC_00569, a single genomic region encodes these proteins:
- a CDS encoding cytochrome P450 — MTPLSGPPTAAPTAPGRLPLIGHAHQLARRPLDFMDSLRRQGSVVRILLGPTPAYVVTDPAVTRQVLVTDVDAYAKGGKIIDALRVFFGDGLATIADGDLHMKHRRLMQPMFNKAHIATRGDVMIEHVRAATDTWTHGVARDTYDDMNDLTLSTFLVALFGSGLPAHVEEEFTSLMPAIMRGTIRQTILPGWMTKLPLPANRAHEQRVARLRALIDQAIDHHHAQLSAPAPAASEAPIGCPAHEPAEQTPGGGLFSTLLTADDPETGPLSHQQLQDEAITLLTGAIETTGTTLAWALYEISRNPEIEKRLHAELEAACGSRPLAQEDITALPYMRSVLKETMRMYGPAWLVTRTTTRPVTLDGHPIPKGADVVYSPYIHQHDPEVYNDPSAFDPDRWEPERAKSLNRSSFLAFGDGRRKCIGEEFAWTELLIILATVLQRWRLTLTSAPPRPQAIVTVKPDKLSMTPHARTA, encoded by the coding sequence ATGACTCCCCTGTCGGGTCCCCCCACCGCGGCCCCCACCGCGCCCGGCCGCTTGCCCCTGATCGGCCACGCCCACCAGCTCGCCCGCCGCCCGCTGGACTTCATGGACTCCCTGCGCCGGCAGGGCAGTGTCGTACGGATCCTCCTCGGCCCCACCCCCGCCTACGTGGTCACCGACCCTGCCGTCACCCGGCAGGTACTGGTGACGGACGTCGACGCCTACGCCAAGGGCGGGAAAATCATCGATGCCCTGCGGGTCTTCTTCGGCGACGGACTCGCCACCATCGCCGACGGCGACCTGCACATGAAGCACCGGCGCCTGATGCAGCCGATGTTCAACAAGGCGCACATCGCGACACGCGGCGACGTCATGATCGAACACGTGAGGGCCGCGACAGACACCTGGACGCACGGGGTCGCACGCGACACCTACGACGACATGAACGACCTCACCCTCTCGACCTTCCTCGTCGCCCTCTTCGGCTCGGGCCTGCCCGCCCACGTCGAGGAGGAGTTCACCAGCCTGATGCCGGCAATCATGCGCGGCACGATCCGGCAGACGATCCTGCCCGGCTGGATGACGAAACTGCCACTGCCCGCGAACCGCGCACACGAACAGCGCGTAGCGCGCCTGCGGGCCCTGATCGACCAGGCGATCGACCACCACCACGCGCAGTTGTCGGCCCCGGCACCAGCCGCCTCCGAAGCGCCGATCGGCTGCCCGGCGCACGAGCCGGCCGAACAGACCCCCGGAGGCGGGCTGTTCTCCACTCTCCTCACCGCTGACGATCCCGAGACCGGTCCGCTCTCGCACCAACAGCTCCAGGACGAAGCGATCACCCTGCTCACCGGCGCCATAGAAACCACCGGCACGACCCTCGCCTGGGCGCTCTACGAGATCAGCAGGAACCCAGAGATCGAGAAGCGCCTGCACGCGGAACTCGAGGCGGCCTGTGGCTCCCGGCCGCTCGCCCAGGAAGACATCACCGCCCTCCCCTACATGCGCAGCGTCCTGAAGGAGACGATGCGCATGTACGGCCCCGCCTGGCTGGTCACGCGAACCACCACGCGCCCGGTCACGCTGGACGGTCACCCGATACCCAAGGGCGCGGATGTCGTCTACAGCCCCTACATCCATCAACACGACCCCGAGGTCTACAACGACCCGAGCGCCTTCGACCCGGACCGCTGGGAACCCGAGCGCGCAAAAAGCCTCAACCGGTCCTCGTTCCTGGCCTTCGGCGATGGCCGCCGCAAGTGCATCGGCGAAGAGTTCGCCTGGACGGAACTCCTCATCATCCTCGCCACGGTGCTCCAACGCTGGCGGCTGACGCTCACCTCGGCTCCACCGCGCCCGCAAGCCATCGTGACGGTCAAGCCGGACAAGCTGTCGATGACGCCGCACGCGCGCACGGCGTAG
- a CDS encoding cupin domain-containing protein produces the protein MNAQTAPQAVLTRAATAETTADPSSVMTLLADYGTDGSGLTSYRSTFAKGTVGAPAHFHTKASELFFVLDGALRVLIDDEVKVLEKGDFLLVPPHTPHAFAAAPGREADVLFVFSPGMPRFDYLRLLGRVMRGEAGFEEIKNSSELYDNHYVDSPVWQAALQDAK, from the coding sequence ATGAACGCGCAGACCGCACCCCAGGCCGTCCTCACCCGTGCCGCCACCGCCGAGACCACCGCTGACCCCAGCAGCGTGATGACGCTGCTCGCGGACTACGGCACGGACGGCAGTGGCCTCACCAGCTACCGCTCCACGTTCGCGAAGGGCACGGTCGGTGCTCCCGCGCACTTTCACACCAAGGCGTCCGAGCTGTTCTTCGTCTTGGACGGCGCCCTGCGGGTGCTGATCGATGACGAGGTCAAGGTTTTGGAGAAGGGCGACTTCCTGCTGGTGCCGCCGCACACCCCGCACGCCTTCGCCGCGGCGCCGGGCCGCGAGGCGGATGTGCTGTTCGTCTTCAGCCCGGGTATGCCGCGCTTCGACTACCTGCGCCTGCTGGGCCGTGTGATGCGCGGCGAGGCCGGTTTCGAGGAGATCAAGAACTCTTCGGAGCTGTACGACAACCACTACGTCGACAGCCCTGTCTGGCAGGCCGCCCTTCAGGACGCCAAGTGA